One genomic region from Bradyrhizobium icense encodes:
- a CDS encoding helix-turn-helix domain-containing protein, which translates to MRVVRLPSLQAVRAAIVASLRHGDATLDSTARALKISVRTLQRHLGRMGTSHSEMLAQVRLDMACRLLVNSSERLSDIAKFLGYTNASSFSRTFVRLMKVQPVVYRRQQLSRKHRQAPSHR; encoded by the coding sequence ATGAGAGTTGTCCGTTTGCCTTCACTCCAAGCGGTCCGAGCGGCGATTGTCGCGTCGCTGCGACACGGTGACGCAACCCTCGATAGTACGGCTCGCGCACTTAAGATCAGCGTGCGCACCTTGCAGCGTCATCTCGGTCGAATGGGTACAAGTCACAGCGAAATGCTCGCGCAGGTCCGACTGGACATGGCTTGCCGTTTGCTCGTGAATTCAAGCGAGCGCCTGTCGGATATCGCTAAATTCCTCGGTTATACCAACGCCAGCAGCTTCAGCCGCACTTTCGTGCGTTTGATGAAAGTTCAACCCGTTGTTTACAGACGGCAGCAACTTTCTCGTAAGCATCGGCAGGCGCCATCACATCGTTGA
- a CDS encoding class I SAM-dependent methyltransferase has product MNILVRELNEQKLEVFVTRILDDLGAAMIAPLVRIGDELGLYSALAASGPVTPEELARRTATVERLVREWLSAHAAAGYLDYDATTKRFSMNPEQAMVFGNPDSPVYMLGSFEVCQAVMVDQPKVSRAFRNGGAAGYHGRCNCLFSGMARFFGVSYKAHLVQEWLPALDGVVEKLERGARVADIGCGHGISTILMAKAFEQSRFLGVDNHEDSIACARDAAKRDGVAARTEFDVATAKNFVGGNFDLICCFDALHDLGDPVGAASRILQALAPDGTFMAVEPLAGDRLEDNINPVGRLYYAGSTMICTPVSLAQEVGLALGGQAGPARLEAVLREAGFSRVRIAAETPFNIVLEARR; this is encoded by the coding sequence ATGAACATATTGGTCAGAGAATTAAACGAGCAGAAGCTGGAAGTATTTGTTACGCGGATATTGGACGATCTCGGCGCCGCCATGATCGCACCGCTGGTGCGCATTGGTGACGAACTCGGACTGTACAGCGCACTCGCTGCGTCGGGACCGGTGACGCCGGAAGAACTGGCGCGCCGGACCGCAACAGTCGAGCGCCTGGTGCGCGAATGGCTCAGCGCCCACGCCGCCGCCGGTTATCTGGACTATGACGCAACGACCAAGCGCTTCTCCATGAATCCCGAACAGGCCATGGTGTTCGGCAATCCTGACAGCCCCGTCTATATGCTGGGCTCGTTCGAGGTTTGCCAGGCGGTGATGGTTGACCAGCCCAAGGTGAGCAGAGCGTTCCGCAACGGCGGTGCCGCCGGTTATCACGGGCGATGCAACTGCCTGTTCAGCGGAATGGCGCGCTTCTTCGGCGTGAGCTACAAGGCCCATCTGGTGCAGGAATGGCTTCCCGCATTGGACGGCGTGGTCGAAAAGCTCGAGCGCGGCGCGCGGGTCGCGGATATCGGCTGCGGCCATGGCATCTCGACCATTCTGATGGCGAAAGCTTTCGAACAATCGAGATTTCTCGGTGTCGACAACCACGAGGATTCCATCGCCTGCGCCCGCGACGCCGCGAAACGCGACGGCGTAGCAGCCAGGACGGAATTTGATGTCGCCACGGCCAAGAATTTTGTTGGCGGCAATTTCGACCTGATCTGTTGCTTCGACGCGCTGCACGACCTTGGTGATCCCGTCGGCGCGGCGAGCCGCATCCTGCAGGCTCTCGCCCCCGACGGCACGTTCATGGCCGTGGAGCCGCTTGCTGGAGATAGGCTGGAGGACAATATCAATCCGGTCGGCCGGCTCTATTATGCCGGCTCCACCATGATCTGCACGCCGGTTTCCCTGGCTCAGGAGGTAGGGCTCGCCCTCGGCGGGCAGGCTGGACCGGCCCGGCTGGAGGCGGTGCTGCGCGAAGCCGGATTTAGCCGTGTCCGGATCGCAGCCGAGACGCCCTTCAACATCGTGCTCGAAGCGCGGCGATAA
- a CDS encoding methyltransferase family protein, with product MPNDPGQWLAFALSGWTTAWPTQLLAIIWILWVISWVLASFWSGQTKKHVMTWDSLKYRLPILAGAILFLPLTGKVLGEQPLWQFGSLGVYVLACLVLAGISFTWWGRIHLGRFWSNAITHKEGHQVIDTGPYGMVRHPIYTGLIAGMLVTGIAVGTVTAMLGAALISLGMGLKARMEEGFLTAELGADAYGSYCRRVPMLIPFLPRT from the coding sequence ATGCCGAACGATCCTGGTCAATGGCTTGCCTTCGCCTTGAGTGGCTGGACCACTGCCTGGCCCACGCAGTTGCTCGCCATCATCTGGATTTTGTGGGTTATTAGCTGGGTTTTGGCGTCGTTCTGGTCCGGTCAAACGAAGAAACACGTGATGACCTGGGACTCGCTCAAATACCGTCTCCCGATTCTCGCAGGGGCCATTCTTTTCCTGCCATTGACTGGCAAGGTCCTGGGGGAACAGCCGCTCTGGCAGTTTGGCAGCCTTGGCGTCTACGTGCTGGCGTGCCTTGTCCTTGCGGGGATCTCATTCACATGGTGGGGGAGAATTCATCTCGGACGGTTCTGGTCGAACGCGATCACGCACAAGGAAGGCCATCAGGTCATTGACACCGGCCCCTACGGGATGGTGCGCCACCCGATCTATACCGGGCTTATCGCCGGGATGCTGGTGACGGGTATAGCGGTCGGAACGGTGACCGCGATGCTGGGGGCGGCGCTGATCTCACTCGGGATGGGGTTGAAGGCCCGCATGGAGGAGGGCTTCCTCACGGCGGAACTCGGTGCGGATGCCTACGGATCGTATTGCCGTCGCGTCCCGATGCTGATTCCGTTCCTGCCGCGCACCTGA
- a CDS encoding CapA family protein, with product MCGRGIDQVLAHPCSPEIYEHYMRSAEGYVRLAEQANGPIPRQNGPSYVWGAALGQLERMQPDARIINLETAVTRSNDRMNKGINYRMSPENAECLAAAEINCCVLANNHVLDWGRAGLLETLTTLQKLNVKATGAGRNEHEARAPAVLNLGKARLLIFSFGSTSSGIPLEWAATSDAPGVNLLPDLSEASASDVADQVMALRRPGDLVVVSIHWGSNWGYHIPPEQKVLARALIDKAGVSIVHGHSSHHPRAIEIYRDRLILYGCGDFLNDYEGISGYERYRDDLALMYFADLDPASGSLHALKLVPLQIKNFRLSIPARQDIEWIQQTLDGRCQQFGTRVIPDSERQLVVIGA from the coding sequence ATGTGCGGCCGCGGCATCGACCAGGTGTTGGCGCACCCTTGCAGCCCCGAGATTTACGAACATTACATGCGATCGGCGGAGGGGTACGTGCGGCTCGCCGAGCAGGCGAACGGGCCCATTCCGCGGCAAAACGGGCCGTCCTACGTTTGGGGCGCTGCGCTGGGCCAGTTGGAGCGCATGCAGCCGGACGCACGGATCATCAATCTCGAAACGGCAGTAACCCGCAGCAACGACCGCATGAACAAGGGCATCAACTACCGCATGAGCCCCGAGAATGCAGAATGCCTCGCGGCGGCCGAGATCAACTGCTGCGTACTGGCCAACAACCATGTGCTCGATTGGGGCCGCGCCGGCTTGCTGGAGACGCTGACTACCCTGCAGAAACTCAACGTCAAGGCGACGGGCGCAGGACGCAACGAGCATGAAGCGCGCGCACCCGCGGTGCTGAATCTTGGCAAAGCGCGGCTCTTGATCTTTTCGTTTGGATCGACATCGAGCGGCATCCCGCTCGAATGGGCTGCGACATCAGACGCTCCAGGCGTCAACTTGCTGCCTGACTTGTCCGAGGCGAGTGCGTCTGATGTCGCCGACCAGGTCATGGCGCTCAGGAGGCCGGGCGATCTCGTCGTCGTTTCAATCCATTGGGGATCCAATTGGGGATATCACATTCCCCCCGAGCAGAAAGTGCTGGCCCGGGCCCTCATCGACAAGGCAGGCGTGTCGATCGTTCACGGGCATTCTTCGCATCATCCGCGAGCGATCGAAATTTATCGAGACCGCCTCATTCTCTATGGCTGCGGTGATTTCCTGAATGACTATGAAGGCATCAGTGGTTACGAGCGCTACCGTGATGACCTTGCCTTGATGTATTTCGCCGACCTGGATCCGGCCAGCGGAAGCCTCCATGCGCTCAAACTGGTTCCCCTGCAGATCAAGAACTTTCGTCTCTCTATTCCAGCGCGGCAGGACATCGAATGGATCCAGCAGACGCTGGATGGGAGATGTCAGCAGTTCGGAACGAGGGTCATTCCTGATTCCGAACGGCAGCTTGTCGTTATCGGGGCGTAG
- a CDS encoding helix-turn-helix transcriptional regulator, which translates to MTVIPLTRCQFLIPFAEIHSEIGGPTSALLAKFQLPTCLEEKADHYVPLLPAVRFATAAQGKQGLSEIAFRASQRLSFDHLSDALRARIRHSPTLLVALQQACKWAPIEDTNLHLWLEPCGESLKICSKLLGTEGISHLEMSQWLQNIFVIHIVRQFAGANWTPAVIAFEAIYTPGIEVQPYWPNTRFLSGQRASWIEVPLQLLSLPNLADAASSKAPENEPRSFGKDVVSVLKLSLPSYLDEGGPTIIQAAEMIGLSVRSLQRKLSLAGLTYSSLLEQVRFNNAIKLLRDTENKVIDVAFSSGYADPAHFTRAFRRIAGCTPREFRDRWRHANESAPQTGSIDRFLLKA; encoded by the coding sequence ATGACCGTCATTCCTTTGACTCGTTGCCAATTCCTCATTCCTTTCGCAGAGATTCACTCCGAGATAGGCGGACCAACTTCCGCGCTTCTGGCAAAATTTCAGCTTCCTACGTGCCTGGAAGAAAAAGCGGACCACTACGTGCCGTTGCTCCCGGCCGTTCGTTTCGCGACGGCTGCCCAGGGAAAGCAAGGATTATCAGAAATTGCTTTTCGAGCGTCTCAGCGTCTGTCTTTCGATCATCTGAGCGATGCTCTGCGCGCCAGAATCCGCCATTCGCCAACTCTATTGGTCGCTCTTCAGCAGGCGTGCAAGTGGGCACCGATCGAAGATACAAATCTCCATCTATGGCTAGAGCCATGCGGCGAGAGCTTGAAAATCTGTAGCAAGCTACTTGGAACGGAGGGCATTTCACATCTTGAGATGTCCCAATGGCTTCAGAACATATTCGTCATACACATCGTCCGTCAGTTCGCTGGAGCGAACTGGACTCCTGCGGTGATCGCGTTTGAAGCAATCTATACACCCGGCATTGAAGTTCAGCCGTATTGGCCGAACACCCGCTTCTTGTCAGGTCAAAGGGCCTCATGGATCGAAGTGCCGCTGCAGCTCCTGAGCCTTCCCAATCTTGCCGATGCCGCCTCGTCGAAGGCACCTGAGAACGAGCCGCGGTCGTTCGGGAAGGACGTCGTCAGCGTCCTCAAGTTGAGCCTGCCTTCCTACCTTGATGAAGGTGGTCCTACGATAATCCAGGCAGCAGAGATGATTGGACTGAGTGTCAGGAGTCTGCAGAGGAAACTTTCGCTTGCGGGACTTACATACTCGAGCTTGCTCGAGCAGGTCCGCTTCAACAATGCGATAAAACTCCTGCGCGATACCGAGAACAAGGTCATCGACGTAGCGTTCTCATCGGGCTACGCTGATCCTGCCCACTTTACTCGCGCTTTCCGTCGGATCGCCGGATGCACCCCGCGAGAGTTTCGCGATAGATGGAGGCACGCTAACGAGTCCGCGCCCCAGACTGGGTCGATAGACCGCTTTCTCCTCAAGGCTTGA
- a CDS encoding DUF1254 domain-containing protein, with the protein MEITRRSLAFGGMGLLAGAAATRSALAQDSFFGVGQGLEDFWLASDAYIFGYPLVTMEMTRRIITNVAEPVGTRGPMGHIIKLRQYPDASFRDVTAPNADTLYTTSFFDVGKEPWVLSIPDMKGRYFLMPMLDGWTTVFQVPGKRTTGTGAQTYAITGPGWKGKLPDGVKEYKSATNIVWLLGRIYCTGTPEDYAAVHKLQDECKLVPLSSYGKPYTPPAGKVDPSIDMKTAVREQVNRMDAVSYFKLLCELMKTNPPYAADASQLAKFARLGIVPGQDFDESKLKADFLKRVPELSFDRIMLQFKINKAIKDENGFAFTTKTGIYGTDYLMRALVTAIGLGANRPQDAVYPTSQKDAEGHKYNGAHKYVMRFPKGHLPPVEGFWSLTMYDSGYFFVNNPLNRYSISARQDLKENPDGSTDLYIQKDSPGKDKESNWLPAPAGDFILMLRMYWPQETDPSIINGTWTVPAAKKVV; encoded by the coding sequence ATGGAAATAACCCGTCGATCCCTTGCATTTGGTGGAATGGGGCTGCTGGCAGGAGCCGCGGCAACACGATCTGCACTTGCCCAGGATTCTTTTTTTGGAGTGGGTCAGGGCCTGGAGGATTTCTGGCTCGCGAGCGACGCCTACATATTTGGCTATCCGTTGGTGACGATGGAGATGACCCGCCGGATCATCACCAACGTCGCCGAACCCGTTGGCACGCGAGGCCCGATGGGCCACATCATCAAGCTGCGCCAATATCCCGACGCCTCGTTCAGGGATGTCACGGCGCCGAACGCGGACACTCTCTACACGACTTCCTTTTTCGATGTCGGGAAAGAACCGTGGGTCCTCAGCATCCCGGACATGAAGGGGCGCTACTTCTTGATGCCAATGCTGGATGGCTGGACGACGGTGTTCCAGGTCCCAGGCAAGCGCACCACCGGCACCGGCGCACAGACCTACGCAATCACCGGACCCGGTTGGAAAGGCAAACTGCCGGATGGCGTAAAGGAGTATAAATCGGCCACCAACATCGTCTGGCTGCTCGGTCGCATTTACTGCACCGGCACGCCGGAAGATTATGCAGCCGTGCACAAGCTGCAGGACGAGTGCAAGCTCGTTCCGCTCAGCTCCTACGGCAAGCCGTACACCCCGCCTGCGGGTAAAGTCGATCCCTCGATCGACATGAAGACGGCTGTTCGCGAGCAGGTGAACCGCATGGACGCGGTGTCGTATTTCAAGCTGCTGTGTGAGCTCATGAAGACCAATCCGCCATACGCTGCAGACGCGTCCCAGCTTGCCAAATTCGCCCGCTTAGGCATCGTTCCCGGGCAGGATTTTGATGAAAGCAAGCTTAAGGCGGACTTCCTGAAGCGCGTGCCGGAACTGTCGTTCGACAGGATCATGCTCCAGTTCAAGATCAACAAGGCGATCAAGGACGAGAACGGCTTTGCCTTCACGACAAAAACCGGCATCTACGGTACCGACTATCTGATGCGGGCCCTCGTAACCGCCATCGGCCTCGGCGCCAACCGTCCGCAGGATGCGGTCTACCCGACCTCGCAAAAAGATGCAGAGGGCCACAAGTACAATGGTGCACACAAGTATGTCATGCGGTTTCCAAAAGGCCACCTGCCTCCCGTGGAGGGATTTTGGTCGCTCACCATGTACGACAGCGGCTACTTCTTCGTGAACAATCCGCTCAACCGGTACTCGATCAGCGCGCGGCAAGACCTGAAAGAAAATCCAGACGGCTCAACCGACCTCTACATTCAGAAGGACTCCCCGGGCAAAGACAAGGAATCAAACTGGCTTCCCGCGCCTGCGGGAGATTTCATCCTGATGCTGCGCATGTATTGGCCGCAGGAAACGGATCCGTCGATCATCAACGGCACATGGACGGTTCCCGCCGCCAAGAAGGTCGTTTGA
- a CDS encoding SphA family protein, translated as MAMTSISSATVYADEGGVSYWLPGRFGSLAATPQVPGWSMAEVYYHTSVSAFGNAAAAREIHVGRIPATVNVDLNLHLNAHADLVLLNPTYTFATPVLGGQLAIGVTGLFGRSSANLDGTLTAAIGPLAITRMGSFGDSITSVGDLYPQATLKWNAGVHNFMTYVTGDIPTGAYDSRRLANLGIGHAAIDAGGGYTYFNPQAGHEFSAVAGFTYNFKNQDTQYQNGIDFHLDWGASQFLSKQLFVGLVGYAYQQITDDFGAHPILGGFRSRVFSVGPQIGFLFPVGDMQGYLNLKGYGEFAAENRPAGWNTWLTFSISPMAPTSTVTPTRRVATK; from the coding sequence ATGGCGATGACGTCAATCTCGTCTGCAACAGTCTACGCCGATGAAGGCGGAGTTTCATATTGGCTGCCCGGCCGCTTCGGCAGCCTCGCAGCGACCCCTCAGGTTCCCGGCTGGTCGATGGCAGAAGTCTATTATCACACCAGCGTAAGTGCGTTCGGCAATGCAGCGGCTGCCAGGGAAATCCACGTCGGCAGAATCCCCGCCACGGTGAACGTCGACCTGAACCTTCATCTGAATGCGCACGCCGATCTCGTGCTGCTCAATCCCACCTACACGTTTGCAACGCCGGTGCTCGGCGGACAACTCGCCATTGGCGTAACCGGCCTGTTCGGGCGCTCGAGTGCGAATCTTGACGGAACGCTGACGGCGGCAATCGGCCCGCTGGCGATAACGCGCATGGGCAGTTTTGGCGATTCGATCACCTCGGTTGGCGACCTCTACCCGCAGGCAACGCTCAAATGGAACGCCGGCGTGCACAATTTCATGACCTACGTGACGGGAGATATTCCGACAGGAGCTTACGATTCGAGGCGCCTCGCCAATCTCGGCATCGGTCACGCCGCTATCGACGCCGGCGGCGGCTACACCTACTTCAATCCGCAAGCCGGTCATGAGTTTTCGGCTGTCGCGGGCTTCACCTACAATTTCAAGAATCAGGATACGCAGTACCAGAACGGCATAGACTTCCACCTGGATTGGGGGGCCTCTCAGTTTCTGTCCAAGCAGCTTTTCGTTGGCCTGGTGGGTTATGCGTATCAGCAGATCACGGACGATTTCGGCGCGCATCCCATCCTGGGAGGCTTCCGGTCCCGGGTATTCAGCGTCGGTCCTCAGATCGGCTTTCTGTTTCCCGTGGGCGATATGCAGGGCTATCTGAATCTGAAGGGCTATGGCGAATTTGCCGCAGAGAATCGCCCGGCTGGTTGGAATACGTGGTTGACGTTTTCGATCTCGCCGATGGCGCCCACCAGCACTGTGACGCCAACCCGACGGGTAGCGACGAAATAG
- a CDS encoding alpha/beta fold hydrolase — protein MRSPTLVAAVVIRAALSVCILSAVCNPAVAGPVARTTNAVAAVAPDTPPAATQPQARVYLFRGALGPIFSRGMDRLTNRLQEAGIRADVYEFTICRLIADQAIRDFRDDPAPIVLIGHSMGGLCALTFAGILKSENIQVSLVVTIDPAQASPKVPLNVERYINIFLSDSILGGGDVVAEQGYQGHYASFDLKQHGEVTHINIDKMDSIHEQLVTAIAQLATTALPAKGEAVPLRYVVPSDAPLELWDSGTQQLARSGDTLQRLAALNHVPLWSLTQANQYSDSAPLSVGQRVLVPRRLAPPVATSAASRRRR, from the coding sequence ATGAGAAGTCCGACGCTGGTTGCAGCCGTGGTGATCCGCGCAGCCCTTTCCGTCTGCATCTTGTCGGCCGTTTGCAATCCGGCGGTCGCCGGTCCGGTCGCACGCACCACCAATGCTGTCGCAGCCGTCGCTCCCGACACGCCGCCAGCCGCGACCCAGCCGCAGGCGCGCGTCTATTTGTTCCGCGGCGCGCTCGGCCCGATCTTTTCGCGCGGGATGGACCGCCTGACCAACCGTCTCCAGGAAGCCGGTATCCGGGCTGACGTCTACGAATTCACGATTTGCCGGCTGATTGCGGATCAGGCGATCCGCGATTTCCGGGACGATCCTGCTCCGATCGTCCTGATCGGTCATTCGATGGGCGGACTGTGCGCCTTGACGTTCGCCGGGATACTGAAGTCCGAAAACATACAGGTAAGCCTGGTGGTCACCATTGATCCGGCTCAGGCAAGCCCGAAGGTGCCGCTGAACGTCGAGCGTTACATCAACATTTTCCTGTCCGACAGCATATTGGGCGGCGGCGATGTGGTGGCGGAGCAGGGTTACCAGGGTCACTACGCGAGCTTCGATTTGAAGCAGCACGGGGAAGTCACCCACATCAACATCGACAAGATGGATTCCATCCACGAGCAACTGGTGACGGCAATTGCCCAACTTGCGACGACGGCTTTGCCGGCCAAGGGAGAGGCGGTGCCGCTGCGCTACGTCGTTCCTTCCGATGCCCCGCTGGAGCTGTGGGACAGCGGCACGCAGCAACTCGCCCGTTCGGGCGATACCTTGCAGAGGCTTGCGGCACTGAACCATGTACCGCTGTGGTCACTTACCCAGGCCAATCAGTATTCCGACAGTGCACCGCTGTCAGTTGGCCAACGCGTCCTGGTTCCGCGCCGTCTTGCTCCGCCTGTCGCAACATCGGCGGCGTCGCGACGGAGACGGTAG
- a CDS encoding AraC family transcriptional regulator, giving the protein MGADALSDVLRAVRLCSAMFFHLDVRAPWVAAAPASSACASAVLPGAQHVIEYHVVVDGCCWGGLIDQPSVRLDAGDIIAFPQGAAHVLSSAPGMQAVPDLSYYHRPVVDQLPHKIRLGDNGPADARILCGFLGCDARPFNPLLESLPAVLHLRGSSYRENSGLGYLINAARVESEGRRTGGEGVLARLGELLFVEAIRCHIEALGPEQTGWFAGLADRHVGQALNLLHGEPAADWTLDELAKTVGLSRSTFAQRFTHLIGQPPMQYLTRWRMQLAAGLLASGSDPIARVAEAVGYDSEAAFNRAFRRTVGTPPAAWRQTQVSPE; this is encoded by the coding sequence ATGGGGGCGGATGCCCTGTCCGATGTGTTGCGCGCCGTACGACTTTGCAGTGCGATGTTCTTCCATCTCGACGTCCGCGCACCATGGGTGGCCGCGGCGCCGGCATCGTCCGCCTGCGCTTCAGCCGTGTTGCCGGGGGCGCAGCACGTGATCGAGTATCACGTCGTTGTCGATGGTTGTTGCTGGGGCGGGCTGATCGATCAGCCATCCGTACGGCTCGACGCGGGTGACATCATCGCGTTTCCGCAAGGTGCAGCGCATGTGCTTTCCAGTGCGCCGGGCATGCAGGCGGTCCCTGACCTGAGTTACTATCATCGGCCGGTGGTCGATCAGCTTCCCCACAAGATCCGCCTCGGTGACAACGGACCCGCCGATGCGCGCATCCTGTGCGGATTTCTCGGCTGCGACGCGCGTCCTTTCAATCCACTCCTGGAGTCGTTGCCTGCCGTCCTTCATCTGCGCGGAAGTTCGTATCGGGAGAATTCGGGACTTGGTTACCTGATCAATGCCGCACGGGTTGAATCGGAGGGGCGCCGGACCGGCGGGGAGGGCGTGCTGGCCCGGCTGGGCGAACTGCTCTTTGTCGAAGCGATCAGATGCCATATCGAAGCGCTTGGCCCCGAACAGACCGGCTGGTTTGCCGGCTTGGCCGATCGACACGTCGGTCAAGCGCTTAATCTCTTGCACGGCGAGCCAGCGGCGGATTGGACATTGGATGAGCTCGCGAAGACCGTGGGACTGTCGCGATCGACATTCGCGCAACGGTTCACCCACCTGATCGGGCAACCGCCGATGCAGTATCTGACGCGCTGGCGCATGCAACTCGCTGCCGGTCTGCTCGCATCTGGAAGCGATCCGATCGCACGCGTGGCAGAGGCAGTCGGCTACGATTCCGAAGCCGCCTTCAATCGTGCGTTTCGCAGAACCGTAGGGACGCCGCCTGCCGCCTGGCGGCAGACTCAGGTGTCGCCGGAGTAG
- a CDS encoding NAD-dependent epimerase/dehydratase family protein: protein MTRILVTGGNGFIGKHLVSALIARGRQVRVLDLQPSPRALQQVQYVRGSVLDRDLVDRAMDGVDEVYHLAGLPGMWLPRKADFHTVNFGGTEIVIETARKRGIKRFLHCSTESILFRASPSTVPVADDALLPDDMPGPYTRSKMLADRFAMQAAASGYPVVVGCPTMPVGPYDHNVTPPTAMLRYFLSRRLQLHLDFVVNLVDVRDAAEGLILAMERGHAGHRYVLGGESMPLRRVLELMADVSGRRIRCIQVNGKIAEMVTATLEFIADHVTRRPPSGTAEGVRIALRAGALSIEKAQRELGYAPGSVEPVLRETIAHLLDVGHNQPEWDSTPSTRFTSSACSAVDPIA from the coding sequence ATGACGCGCATACTGGTCACAGGCGGCAATGGATTCATCGGAAAGCACCTCGTCTCGGCGCTGATTGCGCGAGGTCGGCAGGTGAGGGTGCTCGATCTTCAGCCATCCCCTCGCGCCTTGCAGCAGGTTCAGTATGTCAGGGGATCGGTACTTGATCGCGACCTGGTTGACCGCGCGATGGACGGGGTCGACGAGGTCTACCACCTGGCCGGCCTGCCGGGGATGTGGCTGCCGCGGAAGGCCGATTTTCACACCGTCAATTTCGGCGGCACCGAGATCGTGATTGAGACGGCGCGCAAGCGCGGCATAAAGCGCTTCCTGCACTGCTCGACGGAATCCATTCTGTTCCGTGCCTCGCCATCGACGGTTCCTGTCGCTGACGATGCGCTCCTGCCGGACGACATGCCGGGTCCATATACGCGCTCGAAAATGCTCGCCGACCGGTTCGCTATGCAGGCGGCCGCGTCCGGATACCCGGTGGTTGTCGGCTGTCCTACCATGCCCGTTGGGCCTTATGACCACAACGTTACCCCGCCGACGGCGATGCTCCGGTATTTTCTCAGCCGACGTCTTCAATTGCACCTTGATTTTGTCGTGAACCTCGTCGACGTGCGCGACGCCGCCGAAGGGCTGATCCTTGCCATGGAGCGCGGACACGCTGGACATCGCTACGTTCTCGGTGGCGAAAGCATGCCGCTAAGACGGGTTCTCGAACTCATGGCTGATGTCAGCGGCCGTCGCATCCGGTGCATTCAAGTGAACGGCAAGATCGCCGAAATGGTCACTGCAACGCTGGAGTTCATCGCCGATCATGTGACGCGCCGGCCTCCGTCCGGTACGGCCGAAGGCGTTCGTATCGCATTGCGGGCGGGGGCGTTGTCGATCGAAAAAGCCCAACGAGAGTTGGGCTATGCGCCGGGTTCCGTCGAACCCGTATTGCGTGAAACCATTGCGCATCTGCTTGATGTCGGCCACAACCAGCCTGAATGGGACTCGACGCCGAGCACTCGTTTCACGTCGAGCGCCTGTTCGGCGGTTGATCCAATCGCTTAA
- a CDS encoding Mpo1-like protein, which translates to MHVFGIVFLFLAAILPLSLWSITIFGFQTSAAAIAVIPVLIYWFLLDFALGAAILGAAIVLLSAAAAIVGHTTTAGMWSLTAILIVVGVASQVVGHRVFERRQPALVDNPSHLLLGPMFVMAKLFIALGFRRDLAIIIQVHPQGAAS; encoded by the coding sequence ATGCATGTGTTCGGCATCGTGTTCTTGTTCCTGGCCGCTATCCTTCCGCTCAGCTTGTGGTCCATCACCATATTCGGGTTCCAAACCAGCGCGGCGGCCATCGCTGTCATACCGGTGCTCATCTACTGGTTCCTGCTCGACTTCGCGCTTGGCGCCGCAATCCTTGGGGCCGCAATCGTGTTGCTCTCAGCCGCCGCCGCGATCGTTGGTCACACGACGACTGCCGGCATGTGGTCACTTACGGCCATCCTCATTGTTGTCGGCGTCGCATCGCAGGTCGTTGGGCACCGCGTGTTCGAGCGACGGCAGCCGGCGCTGGTCGACAATCCTAGTCACCTGTTGCTGGGCCCAATGTTCGTCATGGCAAAGCTGTTTATCGCGCTGGGCTTTCGGCGCGATCTCGCCATCATCATCCAAGTGCATCCGCAAGGCGCTGCATCTTGA